The proteins below are encoded in one region of Clostridium estertheticum:
- a CDS encoding ABC transporter permease, whose amino-acid sequence MHKIKDIFKKFYAMQIFWPVASLIALIFLNFVIRPGFVSINIRDGHLYGNLIDIINHAAPLILISIGMTIVIATQGIDISVGSIIAISASVSASVIVMSGNVPLAILAGIFVGLICGMWNGMLVAYIGVQPMVATLILYIVGRGIAQLVTGGQILTFTNKTFIFIGTGYWVIPFAVYITVLVVGIVFYLMRKTALGLFVESIGVNNSASKFAGINSKRVIFSLYVICGILSGIAGIIICSNIKCADANNAGLWLELDAILATVIGGTSMAGGRFYIGGTVIGALFIQTLTTTIYSMGVPPEVTLVVKAVVVIVVCLIQTTEFRKMFNGRLFHNKNNMKAKEVERI is encoded by the coding sequence ATGCACAAAATTAAAGATATATTTAAAAAGTTTTATGCAATGCAGATCTTTTGGCCAGTAGCATCTTTAATTGCATTAATATTTTTGAATTTTGTAATTAGACCTGGCTTCGTAAGCATTAATATTAGGGATGGTCATTTATATGGAAACCTAATTGACATAATTAATCATGCAGCCCCACTTATTCTTATATCCATTGGAATGACCATTGTTATTGCCACGCAAGGAATAGATATTTCTGTGGGATCTATCATCGCTATTAGTGCTTCTGTTTCAGCATCTGTTATTGTTATGAGTGGCAATGTACCTCTTGCTATACTTGCGGGTATATTTGTTGGACTTATTTGCGGTATGTGGAATGGAATGCTAGTAGCGTACATAGGAGTACAACCCATGGTTGCTACTTTGATTTTGTATATAGTGGGTAGAGGTATTGCACAGTTAGTAACAGGTGGACAAATATTAACCTTTACAAATAAAACTTTTATTTTTATAGGCACTGGTTATTGGGTTATACCTTTTGCAGTATATATAACAGTTTTAGTTGTAGGGATTGTATTTTATTTAATGCGAAAGACTGCTCTTGGATTATTTGTTGAATCTATAGGAGTGAATAACAGTGCCAGTAAATTTGCAGGTATTAATTCTAAAAGAGTAATTTTTTCTTTATATGTAATTTGCGGTATTTTGTCTGGAATTGCTGGAATTATTATATGTTCAAATATAAAATGTGCAGATGCAAACAATGCAGGGTTGTGGCTTGAATTGGATGCTATTCTTGCAACAGTTATTGGAGGAACCTCGATGGCAGGGGGAAGGTTTTATATAGGTGGAACTGTTATAGGTGCATTATTTATCCAAACATTAACAACCACAATTTATAGTATGGGAGTACCACCAGAAGTTACCTTAGTTGTAAAGGCTGTTGTCGTAATTGTGGTGTGCTTAATTCAAACTACAGAGTTTAGGAAAATGTTTAATGGAAGATTGTTTCATAATAAAAATAATATGAAAGCAAAGGAGGTGGAAAGAATATGA
- a CDS encoding sugar ABC transporter ATP-binding protein: protein MQDNNVVLKMENICKTFPGVKALSSVNFQLAKGEIHTLMGENGAGKSTLIKVLTGVYKIDEGKIILNGKEISISSTRDAQEHGISTVYQEVNLCLNLTVAENIYIGREPMKNKSIDWNEMNKNATKLLEERLNLKIDVKKILSTYSVAIQQMVAIARAVDISRGILILDEPTSSLDANEAKQLFVVMKKLKSEGMSILFVTHFLDQVYEISDRITVLRNGEFVGTYEAKNLTRIDLISKMIGKDIGEVEKLNNTFKNTTRKINGEKLIETHQFGKKGTIEPFDIDIRKGEVLGLAGLLGSGRSEIARLIFGIDKSDHGTIEIKKKKYSYIYPKKAILDGFGFCPEDRKVEGIVGQLTIRENIILAIQSRRGIIKYLSIKKQQEIAKKYIDLLSIKTPSMEQRIDNLSGGNQQKVILARWLATDPQLLILDEPTRGIDVGAKYEIEKLIAKLASDGVTILFISSELQEIVRSCDRVLVLRDRKIIKELIGEDIQEENIMQAIAGRG, encoded by the coding sequence ATGCAAGATAACAATGTAGTTTTAAAAATGGAGAATATATGTAAAACATTTCCTGGCGTAAAAGCTTTATCATCTGTAAATTTTCAACTTGCAAAAGGTGAAATCCATACTCTTATGGGAGAAAATGGAGCAGGAAAGTCAACACTAATAAAAGTACTTACTGGTGTGTATAAAATAGATGAAGGAAAAATAATATTAAATGGAAAAGAAATTTCTATTTCTTCTACCAGGGATGCACAAGAACATGGCATAAGTACAGTGTATCAAGAAGTGAATTTGTGTCTCAATCTTACTGTAGCTGAAAACATTTATATTGGCCGTGAGCCTATGAAGAATAAGAGTATTGATTGGAATGAGATGAATAAAAATGCTACAAAACTATTAGAGGAAAGATTGAATTTAAAAATTGATGTCAAAAAAATATTATCTACTTATTCTGTTGCTATACAACAAATGGTTGCAATTGCACGTGCGGTGGATATTTCAAGGGGTATATTAATATTAGATGAACCAACATCAAGTTTAGACGCAAATGAAGCAAAACAGTTATTTGTTGTAATGAAAAAATTGAAATCAGAAGGAATGTCAATATTATTTGTAACTCATTTCCTGGATCAAGTTTATGAAATCTCAGATAGAATTACAGTACTTCGAAATGGAGAATTTGTTGGAACTTATGAGGCTAAAAATCTTACTCGTATTGATTTGATTTCTAAGATGATTGGAAAAGATATTGGTGAAGTAGAAAAGTTAAATAACACTTTTAAAAATACTACTAGAAAAATTAATGGTGAGAAATTAATTGAAACACATCAATTTGGAAAAAAAGGTACAATTGAACCCTTTGATATAGATATTAGAAAAGGAGAAGTGCTTGGACTAGCTGGCCTTCTAGGATCAGGGAGAAGTGAAATTGCAAGGCTGATTTTTGGTATAGATAAATCAGATCATGGTACCATTGAGATTAAAAAAAAGAAATACTCTTATATTTATCCTAAAAAAGCAATTTTAGATGGTTTTGGTTTCTGCCCTGAAGATAGAAAGGTAGAAGGTATTGTTGGACAATTAACTATTAGGGAAAATATAATACTAGCTATTCAGTCTAGACGTGGGATAATTAAATATTTGTCAATTAAAAAGCAACAGGAAATAGCTAAAAAGTATATAGATTTATTGTCTATTAAAACACCTAGTATGGAACAAAGAATTGATAATTTAAGTGGTGGAAATCAGCAAAAAGTAATATTAGCAAGGTGGCTTGCTACAGATCCCCAGCTTTTGATTTTGGATGAACCTACAAGAGGCATAGATGTAGGTGCAAAATATGAAATTGAAAAACTTATTGCTAAGCTCGCGAGTGATGGGGTAACCATTTTATTTATTTCCTCAGAACTTCAGGAAATAGTAAGAAGTTGTGATAGAGTACTTGTGCTCAGAGATAGAAAAATCATTAAAGAACTAATTGGAGAAGATATACAAGAAGAAAATATTATGCAAGCAATTGCAGGGAGAGGGTAA
- a CDS encoding MFS transporter, with translation MKTKSFYSSLDKKNRYILNCCFFVFAVNGLYSMILGSFLPIISTEYGLNNTMSGVLLSAHQVGNLISGFIAGILPLYLGRKKSIMFLCCFVIMGFLIMILTGNPVLLVLGFLFTGLSRGSISNFNNTVVNEVSNSSSAALNFLHSVFAVGALIAPFLVIVCTNMAGGNGWKIAAIVIIVLAIISILLFSRMEIDDAAKKKEKVIISYEFLKSKFFWISAGILFFYLCAEATINGWLVKYFIDSSIMTIKYAQMLASLLWVVILAGRLTCAYIGDKVSKKKLLLTTSIGTVAFYLLLLSSRDLTIITIAIMGLGFSMAGIYPTTVSSIGNTIKAYPMSMGVLLMIGGIGAIIMPIITGALSDSFGIFAGMSAIVFAIVLMIVCVVLSVVNKNDIV, from the coding sequence ATGAAAACAAAATCATTTTACTCGAGTTTGGACAAAAAGAATCGGTATATTTTAAATTGCTGTTTTTTTGTTTTTGCAGTTAACGGTCTATATAGTATGATATTAGGTTCGTTCTTACCAATAATCAGTACGGAATATGGACTAAACAATACAATGAGTGGGGTATTACTCTCTGCGCATCAAGTAGGTAACTTGATATCTGGGTTTATTGCAGGTATATTGCCACTTTATTTAGGCAGAAAAAAATCAATAATGTTTTTGTGTTGTTTTGTTATTATGGGATTTCTAATTATGATTCTAACAGGTAACCCAGTTTTATTGGTTTTAGGTTTTTTATTTACAGGGTTAAGTCGTGGGAGTATTTCTAATTTTAATAACACTGTTGTAAATGAAGTATCAAACAGTAGTTCAGCAGCTCTAAATTTCTTACATAGTGTATTTGCTGTTGGGGCGTTAATTGCTCCATTCTTGGTTATAGTATGTACAAATATGGCTGGTGGCAATGGCTGGAAAATAGCTGCGATAGTTATTATTGTTCTCGCAATTATTTCTATCTTACTTTTTTCAAGAATGGAAATAGATGATGCTGCAAAGAAAAAAGAAAAAGTAATAATATCATATGAATTTTTAAAAAGTAAGTTTTTTTGGATTAGTGCTGGAATTTTATTTTTTTATTTGTGTGCAGAAGCGACTATTAATGGTTGGTTAGTTAAATATTTTATTGATTCAAGTATAATGACTATAAAATATGCACAAATGCTTGCTTCGTTATTATGGGTAGTTATTCTTGCAGGTAGACTTACTTGTGCCTATATAGGAGATAAGGTTTCTAAGAAAAAATTGCTTTTAACAACAAGCATAGGAACAGTTGCTTTTTATTTGTTATTGCTGTCTTCTCGAGATTTAACTATTATTACTATAGCAATAATGGGACTCGGGTTTTCTATGGCAGGAATATATCCAACAACGGTTTCGAGTATTGGTAACACCATTAAAGCTTATCCCATGTCAATGGGGGTACTTCTTATGATTGGTGGTATTGGAGCTATTATAATGCCAATTATAACTGGTGCGTTATCTGATTCATTTGGTATTTTTGCAGGAATGAGTGCTATAGTATTTGCTATTGTTTTAATGATAGTTTGTGTGGTTTTAAGTGTGGTAAATAAAAATGATATTGTATAG
- a CDS encoding response regulator transcription factor — protein sequence MYKLLIADDEPRIRKGLRNALNWNEFNIEVVGEAEDGEIALNQTEKLKPDIIFLDICMPFLNGLELIKKLNEKDQNCIIIIITGYDEFEYMHEALKLKTFDYLLKPVPKEVLIDTVNKAIQEIRKNEEKRVYLDWADRRLEENFDMLKQAFLNNWLNGSYEYMEILNELKFFKYNFDAGIEVVVIKVIERLNHEVYSKNWDRELLNFALTNVTLELMKKVKPEITYTDEDNNIIIISNVMNTYEWLNIANEIEKKIYYYLHFTVIIEHKRSISGISGVKNTYNEIIASISKIAAYKPIVLLATRYIDTNYNVNDLSLGDVAEKFNLSSSYLSKLLKKEAGLSFIDYLTKYRINKSICMMDDPKYKIYEIAEAVGYSNQHYFCKAFKKIMGFAPTEYRGRSM from the coding sequence ATGTATAAGCTTTTAATTGCTGATGATGAACCAAGGATTCGGAAGGGGTTAAGAAATGCCTTAAATTGGAATGAATTTAATATTGAAGTAGTGGGTGAGGCTGAAGATGGTGAAATAGCATTAAATCAAACGGAGAAATTAAAACCTGATATAATCTTTTTAGATATATGTATGCCGTTTTTAAATGGTTTGGAACTTATTAAAAAATTGAATGAAAAAGACCAGAATTGTATTATAATAATAATAACAGGATATGATGAATTTGAGTATATGCATGAGGCACTTAAGCTTAAAACATTCGATTATCTTTTAAAACCAGTTCCAAAAGAAGTGCTTATAGATACAGTAAATAAAGCAATACAAGAAATAAGAAAGAATGAAGAAAAAAGAGTATATTTAGATTGGGCAGACAGAAGATTAGAAGAAAATTTTGATATGTTAAAACAAGCTTTTTTAAATAATTGGTTAAATGGAAGTTATGAATACATGGAAATATTAAATGAGTTAAAATTTTTTAAATATAATTTCGATGCTGGCATAGAAGTTGTAGTAATTAAAGTAATAGAGAGGTTAAACCATGAGGTATACTCAAAAAACTGGGATAGGGAACTATTAAATTTTGCGTTAACTAATGTTACGCTTGAGTTAATGAAGAAAGTTAAGCCAGAAATAACATATACTGATGAAGATAATAACATTATTATAATTAGTAATGTTATGAATACTTACGAGTGGTTAAATATAGCAAATGAAATTGAAAAAAAAATATATTACTATTTGCACTTTACTGTAATTATAGAACACAAAAGGAGCATAAGTGGTATCTCTGGGGTAAAAAATACGTATAATGAGATTATTGCTAGTATAAGTAAAATAGCGGCTTATAAACCTATAGTACTTTTAGCTACTAGATATATAGATACTAATTACAATGTAAACGATTTAAGTTTAGGCGATGTAGCAGAGAAATTTAATTTAAGTTCTTCTTATTTAAGCAAATTATTAAAAAAAGAAGCGGGACTTTCTTTTATTGATTATCTTACAAAGTATAGAATTAATAAATCTATTTGTATGATGGATGATCCTAAATATAAGATTTATGAAATTGCTGAAGCTGTAGGATATAGTAACCAACATTACTTTTGCAAGGCATTTAAGAAGATTATGGGGTTTGCGCCAACAGAATATAGGGGGAGGAGTATGTGA
- a CDS encoding substrate-binding domain-containing protein: MIKQIKGKSIYLFVLIFIIVSSVIIIKSICIKKSGGVEFVIGMSQANLTEPWRISMNEEIMEAAKKYKNIKIVYKDAGGDTDKQKKDINELVDDGVDLLIVSINDSNKLTPLVRQVYKSMPVIVLDRAVEGYDYSLYIGPDNEKIGTQAGNFVINLIGQGKGKVIEVQGVLDSSPVISRSNGFRSVLKNHKNIEISNTIVCNWQRDEAEDKVTQALQADKDVNVIFAHNDYMALGAYKAVYKLGLKNIKIIGVDGLTGENSGLDLVSKGILSGTFTCKTGGSEAVNYAMDILNKRSDIPKKIILRSDKITVGNVNQYLNNKSKNLVDNKNIVLGYAQLMSESRWRDANAKSIKAAANDASINLDFREEGYTQKDQKQLIRELIKKKVDIIAFSPFVKTGWDDVLFEAKNAGIPVILCDRSVDSDDSLWTCNIGSDFQEEGRRAARLLIEHFKDKEANIFELKGNIGSAPEIEREVGFNEVIKDHHNYKIVAEGTGNFNFDEGKEVMKKFLNSKNKKINMVFALNDDMALGAIEAIKDAGLVPGKDIIVIGIDATRQALLSIKEGEMYSTVECNSLLGPQLMKTAQKIMSGEEVPLKIVNAEDIFTKINSAKEFKNRKY, translated from the coding sequence TTGATTAAACAAATTAAAGGAAAAAGTATATATTTATTTGTGTTAATTTTTATTATTGTTAGTTCAGTAATTATTATTAAATCAATTTGCATAAAAAAATCTGGAGGCGTGGAGTTTGTTATTGGAATGTCTCAAGCAAATTTGACAGAACCTTGGAGAATTTCTATGAATGAGGAAATAATGGAGGCAGCAAAAAAATATAAAAATATAAAAATTGTGTATAAGGATGCTGGGGGAGATACGGATAAACAAAAAAAAGATATAAATGAACTTGTAGATGATGGTGTGGACTTATTAATTGTATCTATAAATGATTCAAATAAATTGACACCACTAGTGAGACAAGTATATAAATCAATGCCGGTAATAGTTCTTGATAGGGCTGTTGAAGGCTATGATTATTCATTATATATTGGACCAGACAATGAAAAAATAGGTACCCAAGCAGGAAATTTTGTTATAAATTTAATTGGACAAGGTAAAGGTAAAGTTATCGAGGTTCAGGGTGTATTAGATTCTTCACCTGTTATATCGAGGAGTAATGGCTTTAGATCGGTTCTCAAAAATCATAAAAATATTGAAATATCTAACACCATAGTTTGTAATTGGCAAAGAGATGAAGCGGAAGATAAAGTTACGCAGGCTTTACAAGCAGATAAAGACGTAAATGTTATTTTTGCACATAATGACTATATGGCATTAGGAGCTTATAAAGCTGTTTACAAATTAGGGCTTAAAAACATAAAAATTATTGGGGTAGATGGTCTTACTGGAGAAAATAGTGGATTAGATTTGGTTTCTAAAGGAATTCTAAGTGGTACTTTTACTTGTAAAACTGGTGGAAGCGAAGCTGTAAATTACGCAATGGATATTTTAAATAAAAGGAGTGACATACCAAAAAAAATAATATTAAGGAGTGATAAAATTACTGTTGGAAACGTAAATCAATATTTAAATAATAAATCAAAAAATCTAGTGGATAATAAAAACATAGTGCTGGGGTATGCCCAATTGATGTCAGAGAGTAGATGGAGAGATGCAAATGCAAAGTCAATTAAAGCTGCAGCAAATGATGCCAGTATTAATTTAGATTTTAGAGAAGAAGGTTACACCCAAAAGGATCAGAAACAATTAATTAGGGAACTAATAAAAAAGAAAGTGGATATAATTGCATTTTCACCTTTTGTGAAGACAGGGTGGGACGATGTTTTATTTGAGGCAAAAAATGCAGGTATTCCGGTGATCTTATGTGATAGAAGTGTTGACTCAGATGATTCGCTCTGGACTTGTAATATTGGTTCAGATTTTCAGGAGGAAGGACGACGTGCTGCAAGATTATTAATAGAACACTTTAAGGATAAAGAAGCAAATATCTTCGAACTTAAAGGAAATATAGGTTCAGCTCCTGAAATTGAAAGAGAAGTGGGATTTAATGAAGTAATTAAAGACCATCATAACTATAAAATAGTAGCAGAAGGTACTGGAAACTTTAATTTTGATGAGGGAAAGGAAGTAATGAAAAAATTTCTTAACTCAAAAAATAAAAAAATAAATATGGTATTCGCTCTTAATGATGATATGGCACTGGGTGCTATTGAGGCTATAAAAGATGCTGGACTTGTTCCAGGAAAAGATATTATTGTTATTGGGATAGATGCTACTAGGCAAGCATTACTTTCTATAAAAGAAGGAGAAATGTACAGTACTGTAGAGTGCAACTCACTACTCGGCCCTCAATTAATGAAAACTGCTCAGAAAATAATGAGCGGCGAGGAAGTTCCATTGAAAATAGTAAATGCTGAGGATATATTTACAAAAATAAATTCAGCAAAAGAATTTAAGAATAGGAAATATTAA
- the nfsA gene encoding oxygen-insensitive NADPH nitroreductase, translated as MNETINLLRNHKSIRKYKDQPIEPEKLKTIIECAQCASTSSFIQAYTIINVVDMGNRKQIAHLAGDQNYVEKCPLFLIFCADLNRSKNSCELNDKIMSEVNTETFILATVDASLAAQNALIAAESLGLGGVYIGGIRNNPEEICKILNIPSAVYPVFGMCIGYPDDTPDKKERLPQAVVFKTDVYHIDGDTSLIKKYDTHITDYYEKRTKGKRVDTWTHQVSGLMSKPQRPHMKDFLDKQGFKFK; from the coding sequence ATGAATGAAACAATAAATTTATTAAGAAATCACAAATCTATAAGAAAATATAAAGATCAACCTATCGAACCAGAGAAACTAAAAACCATTATTGAATGTGCTCAATGTGCCTCAACTTCTAGTTTTATTCAAGCCTACACAATTATAAATGTAGTTGATATGGGTAATAGGAAACAAATAGCCCATCTTGCAGGGGATCAAAATTATGTGGAGAAGTGCCCTTTATTTTTAATTTTCTGTGCGGATTTAAACCGTAGCAAAAATTCATGTGAACTTAATGATAAAATTATGTCTGAGGTAAATACTGAAACTTTTATTTTAGCAACCGTGGATGCATCTCTTGCTGCTCAAAATGCCTTAATAGCTGCCGAATCCCTAGGACTAGGTGGAGTTTATATAGGTGGGATTCGAAATAATCCGGAAGAAATATGTAAGATCTTAAACATTCCATCTGCTGTATACCCTGTATTTGGAATGTGTATTGGTTATCCTGATGATACTCCAGATAAAAAAGAAAGATTACCTCAAGCTGTAGTATTTAAAACAGATGTATATCACATAGATGGTGATACTTCTTTAATAAAAAAATATGATACTCATATTACTGATTATTATGAAAAAAGAACTAAAGGGAAAAGAGTAGATACATGGACACATCAAGTGTCTGGTTTGATGAGCAAACCTCAAAGACCGCATATGAAAGATTTTTTAGACAAACAAGGATTTAAATTTAAATAG
- a CDS encoding ABC transporter substrate-binding protein, translating into MKNKKIIAFLSAAILVTTMFAGCGTKAKTDGAKATPTATDTSKKKVIGFAQVGAESGWRTAETASIKTIPTLDPTFELKFSDGQQKQENQIKAIRSFIAQKVDIIALDPVVENGWDTVLKEAKDAKIPVIIVDRGVTVSDKSLYAGFLGSDMEEEGKRVAKILVDKFGKDAKLNIAEIQGTVGSSAMVGRQKGFKEGIADCPNYKIVKSQTGDFTRAKGKEVMEAFMKSDGNNINVLFSHNDDMAIGAIQAIEEAGKKPGKDIFVVAVDGIKEYFQFMVDGKANATVECNPLLGPQLLDTAKLILAGKPIEQWVKSKEGVFTAAQAAAELPNRKY; encoded by the coding sequence ATGAAAAACAAAAAAATTATTGCATTTTTATCTGCAGCTATTCTAGTGACTACAATGTTTGCTGGATGTGGTACGAAGGCTAAAACTGATGGGGCGAAAGCGACGCCAACTGCAACTGATACTTCGAAGAAAAAAGTTATTGGTTTTGCTCAGGTTGGTGCGGAAAGTGGCTGGAGAACAGCAGAAACAGCTTCAATAAAAACGATTCCAACTTTAGATCCAACATTTGAATTAAAATTTTCAGATGGGCAACAAAAACAGGAAAACCAAATAAAAGCTATCAGATCTTTTATAGCACAAAAAGTTGATATTATTGCTTTAGACCCAGTTGTTGAAAACGGTTGGGATACAGTATTAAAAGAAGCAAAAGATGCAAAGATACCAGTAATTATAGTAGATAGAGGTGTAACGGTTTCAGATAAATCTCTATATGCTGGATTCTTAGGATCAGACATGGAAGAAGAAGGGAAAAGAGTGGCAAAAATATTAGTAGACAAGTTTGGGAAAGATGCAAAATTAAATATAGCTGAAATCCAAGGAACTGTTGGATCAAGCGCTATGGTTGGACGTCAAAAAGGGTTTAAGGAAGGTATTGCAGATTGCCCGAATTATAAGATAGTAAAATCACAAACTGGTGATTTCACACGTGCAAAGGGTAAAGAAGTTATGGAAGCTTTCATGAAATCAGATGGAAATAATATCAATGTTCTATTTTCACATAATGATGATATGGCTATAGGAGCAATTCAGGCCATTGAAGAAGCTGGAAAGAAACCTGGAAAAGATATATTTGTAGTAGCAGTAGATGGTATTAAAGAGTATTTCCAATTTATGGTAGATGGAAAAGCAAATGCAACTGTTGAGTGTAATCCGTTGTTAGGACCACAATTATTAGATACTGCAAAATTAATTTTAGCAGGTAAACCAATAGAGCAATGGGTTAAATCAAAAGAAGGTGTATTCACCGCAGCTCAAGCTGCTGCAGAGTTACCAAACAGAAAATATTAA
- the yjfF gene encoding galactofuranose ABC transporter, permease protein YjfF, whose product MKQVKIRKENFKLNPAYISIYATITLFIIMFLTGSVLYDGFFSAQVLSNLFIDNAYLIVISIGETFAILTGGIDLSVGAMIAFTSMICADLLRKGVNPFIVMIFVLVIGAVFGTVQGYLIQKFKLHPWIVTLAGMFFARGSSYLISIDTITITNPVFTKIAAFRIPVLPGAFISINVIIGLLTVAVAAYILKYTKFGRTIYAIGGSENSAMLMGLPVAKTKILVYTLSGFCSSLGGLLFTIYTLSGYGLHCNGTEMDAIAACVIGGILLTGGSGYPIGPMFGVLTTGIIQSLIMFDGTLNSWWTKIVVGLLLFIFIVLQRVIVISNEKKKTVALKA is encoded by the coding sequence ATGAAACAAGTTAAGATTAGAAAAGAAAACTTTAAGTTAAACCCTGCGTATATTTCTATTTATGCTACGATAACTCTATTCATAATTATGTTTTTAACTGGTTCGGTGTTATATGATGGTTTTTTCTCAGCACAGGTATTATCAAATTTATTTATTGATAATGCGTATTTAATTGTTATATCCATTGGAGAAACATTCGCAATACTCACAGGAGGAATTGATCTTTCTGTGGGTGCTATGATCGCCTTCACAAGTATGATTTGTGCAGACCTACTAAGAAAAGGTGTGAATCCATTTATTGTTATGATTTTTGTTCTGGTAATAGGTGCTGTCTTTGGTACAGTTCAAGGATATTTAATTCAAAAATTCAAACTTCATCCTTGGATTGTAACACTAGCAGGTATGTTTTTTGCTAGAGGTTCAAGCTACCTTATTAGTATAGATACGATAACTATAACTAATCCAGTTTTTACTAAGATTGCTGCTTTTAGAATACCTGTTTTACCAGGAGCGTTTATTTCTATTAATGTAATAATAGGTTTACTTACAGTAGCGGTAGCAGCATATATACTTAAATATACGAAATTTGGTAGGACTATATATGCAATTGGTGGAAGTGAAAATTCTGCAATGCTTATGGGACTTCCAGTTGCAAAAACTAAAATTTTGGTATACACCCTATCTGGATTTTGTTCTTCATTAGGAGGATTGTTATTCACAATATATACGCTTTCAGGTTATGGGCTACATTGTAATGGGACTGAAATGGATGCTATAGCAGCTTGTGTAATAGGGGGAATACTATTAACAGGAGGATCTGGATACCCAATAGGGCCAATGTTTGGTGTGCTAACTACTGGAATTATTCAAAGTTTAATCATGTTCGATGGAACCTTGAACTCATGGTGGACAAAAATTGTAGTTGGATTACTGTTATTTATCTTTATTGTTCTTCAAAGGGTAATTGTAATAAGTAACGAAAAGAAAAAGACAGTAGCATTGAAAGCTTAG